One Falsarthrobacter nasiphocae DNA segment encodes these proteins:
- a CDS encoding cell division protein PerM, translating to MDTSPPTRNPSTDTAAPAAGAAPSRASRQRRRGDRPSARARVVSRMPVFVRGLWEGLGPFLVLALLAAMPVVLLGLRGAFEPMNESGVAGLAGLALLLSEGVPLHVFAPAERGLPAVDGLLTLVPLGGVLLLVSMAAAAGRRLSRLGTRGYIVASLGFAAFMGAASAVVALISRPGSADASPLLAAAVPAAWSLAGLLLGGMAEAGGLVAFLGREQWLHAKGQWWRWSRDYARAVLRACGVVLGSLLAASAAALGVTIAIHWAPVLTGYEGVSRSVAGAVGVTVAHAAYLPNLLVNTAAWLSGAGFSVGTDTVISPLATSVGPMPPLPVLAAIPTSLPAWSAVALLVPVICGAVGAWWFLREGEDHVGEWFELRFGPGAVARGLGAVAASLVLGVVSAGATALAAWAARGSLGVGRFTEVGADPLQVFWMLGLEVFVGALIGFLTVPWLESD from the coding sequence ATGGACACTTCGCCTCCCACCCGCAACCCGTCCACGGACACCGCCGCTCCAGCGGCAGGTGCCGCCCCGAGCCGAGCCAGCCGCCAGCGGCGCCGCGGTGATAGGCCGAGCGCCCGAGCCCGGGTCGTCTCGCGCATGCCCGTCTTCGTCAGGGGCCTGTGGGAAGGGCTCGGGCCGTTCCTCGTCCTCGCGCTCCTCGCCGCGATGCCCGTCGTGCTGCTCGGCCTGCGCGGGGCGTTCGAGCCGATGAACGAGTCCGGGGTCGCGGGACTCGCAGGCCTGGCGCTCCTCCTTTCGGAGGGGGTGCCCCTGCACGTCTTCGCCCCTGCGGAGCGCGGGCTGCCCGCCGTGGACGGCCTCCTGACGCTGGTCCCGCTGGGCGGCGTCCTCCTCCTTGTCTCTATGGCCGCGGCGGCCGGGCGGCGGCTCAGCCGGCTCGGCACCCGCGGGTACATCGTCGCCTCGCTCGGCTTCGCGGCGTTCATGGGGGCGGCCAGCGCCGTCGTCGCCCTCATCTCCCGCCCCGGAAGCGCAGACGCGAGCCCCCTGCTCGCCGCAGCCGTCCCCGCAGCCTGGTCCCTCGCGGGCCTGCTGCTCGGCGGGATGGCCGAGGCGGGCGGCCTCGTCGCGTTCCTGGGGAGGGAGCAGTGGCTGCACGCCAAGGGGCAGTGGTGGCGCTGGTCGCGCGACTACGCCCGCGCCGTCCTCCGGGCCTGCGGCGTGGTGCTCGGGAGCCTGCTCGCGGCGTCGGCGGCCGCGCTTGGCGTCACCATCGCGATCCACTGGGCCCCCGTCCTGACGGGCTACGAGGGCGTCTCTCGCTCCGTGGCCGGGGCGGTGGGCGTCACCGTGGCGCACGCGGCCTACCTGCCGAATCTCCTCGTCAACACCGCCGCCTGGCTGTCCGGTGCGGGCTTCTCCGTGGGGACGGACACCGTCATCAGCCCGCTCGCGACCTCCGTGGGCCCCATGCCGCCGCTGCCCGTCCTCGCCGCGATCCCCACCTCCCTGCCCGCGTGGTCCGCCGTGGCGCTCCTCGTGCCCGTGATCTGCGGGGCCGTGGGCGCGTGGTGGTTCCTCCGCGAGGGGGAGGACCACGTGGGCGAGTGGTTCGAGCTGCGGTTCGGCCCCGGTGCCGTGGCGCGAGGGCTCGGGGCGGTCGCGGCGTCGCTCGTCCTCGGTGTCGTCTCGGCGGGGGCCACCGCGCTCGCGGCGTGGGCGGCCCGCGGCTCCCTCGGCGTCGGCCGGTTCACGGAGGTGGGAGCGGACCCGCTTCAGGTGTTCTGGATGCTGGGTCTTGAGGTGTTCGTCGGGGCGCTGATCGGCTTCCTCACCGTCCCCTGGCTCGAGAGCGATTAG
- a CDS encoding glycosyltransferase family 4 protein: MKIAIVAESFLPHMNGVTNSVLRVLDHLRSRGDDVIVIAPDTAWVFGHALQDPTPPQGPSDAELGVPVHRLPSLPLSGYSKVRVAAGTVSRVKRILADFGPEVVHVASPFVLGWRAIQAAQELGLPTVSIYQTEVPTYAGRYGMPILEDVLWQRVREIHEASTVNLVPSTFARAQLQGLGVRRVRLWRRGVDAQRFNPARRDAALRAEIAPGGERIVGFVGRLAAEKQVEDLARLGAIPGVKLAIVGDGPLRADLERRLPNAHFAGFRSGDDLGRHVASFDVFVHPGEAETFCQTIQEAMAARVPVVAVGRGGPLDLVDPSRTGWLYAPGDLASLEAHVRDLVGDDAKRAAFADAALASVQGRTWEALGEELVGHYERAIEMNRRYLGQTARAILRLYA; this comes from the coding sequence GTGAAGATCGCCATCGTCGCAGAGTCCTTCCTCCCGCATATGAACGGGGTCACCAACTCGGTGCTCCGGGTCCTGGATCATCTCCGCTCTCGGGGTGACGATGTCATCGTCATCGCGCCGGACACTGCGTGGGTCTTCGGCCACGCCCTCCAGGACCCGACCCCGCCGCAGGGGCCGAGCGACGCGGAGCTGGGCGTGCCTGTGCACCGCCTGCCGTCGCTGCCCCTGTCCGGCTACTCGAAGGTGCGTGTCGCTGCGGGAACGGTCTCGCGGGTGAAGCGGATCCTGGCGGACTTCGGACCGGAGGTGGTCCATGTGGCCTCCCCGTTCGTCTTGGGGTGGCGGGCGATCCAGGCCGCCCAAGAGCTGGGCCTGCCGACGGTCTCGATCTACCAGACGGAGGTCCCCACGTATGCGGGCCGCTACGGGATGCCGATCCTCGAGGATGTCCTCTGGCAGCGCGTCAGGGAGATCCACGAGGCGTCGACGGTGAACCTCGTGCCGTCCACCTTCGCCCGGGCCCAGTTGCAGGGCCTCGGCGTGCGCCGCGTCCGCCTGTGGCGGCGGGGCGTGGACGCGCAGCGGTTCAACCCGGCTCGCCGCGATGCCGCGCTTCGGGCGGAGATCGCCCCGGGCGGCGAGCGGATCGTGGGCTTCGTGGGGCGCCTCGCGGCGGAGAAGCAGGTGGAGGACTTGGCCCGCTTGGGCGCCATCCCCGGCGTCAAGCTTGCGATTGTCGGGGACGGGCCCCTCCGAGCGGATCTGGAGCGCCGCCTGCCGAACGCCCACTTTGCGGGCTTCCGCTCCGGCGACGACCTCGGGCGGCACGTCGCGTCCTTCGACGTGTTCGTCCACCCCGGCGAAGCGGAGACGTTCTGCCAGACCATCCAGGAGGCCATGGCCGCGCGCGTGCCCGTGGTCGCGGTGGGCCGGGGCGGCCCCCTCGACCTCGTGGACCCCTCCCGCACGGGCTGGCTCTATGCCCCGGGGGATCTCGCGTCCCTCGAGGCTCATGTGCGGGACCTTGTGGGCGACGACGCCAAGCGCGCCGCCTTCGCTGACGCCGCCCTCGCCTCGGTCCAGGGGCGCACGTGGGAGGCCCTCGGCGAGGAGCTCGTGGGCCACTACGAGCGGGCCATCGAGATGAACCGCCGCTACCTCGGGCAGACGGCCCGCGCGATCCTCCGCCTCTACGCGTAG
- a CDS encoding D-arabinono-1,4-lactone oxidase produces MTREGISPRGTWSNWAGNHTRTPAAVEYPETLSGVVTALERARSAGRRFKVVGGSHSFSDIAAGDGVVASLDNYSGLVSADRSTGLAVFRAGTRLRDVHPLLDPHGLALPNMGDVDHQSLAGALSTSTHGTGLAYTGYGASVRALTIVLASGEVVECSPTSRPELFEAARVGLGALGVVVEVTIQCVPRFALRAEEKPEPLDDVIESFTERCEREDHLEFYWFPGTRTALTKTNTRLPWGVERSPVSWASRLIDDELVKNGVYGLTCRAGARFNGLVPLVNRAANRLVSARTYTDASQKVFVSSRRVRFRETEYALPFETAAEALREIVRVVDSFGEAISFPLEVRATAADDVWMSTSTGRRSVYIAAHRYVREPHEAYFAALERVFWDFGGRPHWGKIHSLDAERLRPLYPRFDNFLEQRALADPDGLFLNPYLERVLGV; encoded by the coding sequence ATGACGCGAGAAGGCATCTCCCCCCGGGGGACGTGGAGCAACTGGGCGGGCAACCACACGCGGACTCCCGCCGCAGTGGAGTACCCGGAGACCCTGAGCGGGGTCGTCACGGCGCTGGAGCGGGCCCGGTCCGCGGGGCGCAGGTTCAAGGTCGTGGGAGGCTCGCATTCCTTCTCCGACATCGCCGCCGGGGACGGTGTCGTGGCGAGCCTCGACAACTACTCTGGCCTCGTCTCCGCGGACCGGTCCACGGGCCTGGCCGTGTTCCGGGCAGGGACCCGGCTCCGTGACGTCCACCCGCTTCTTGACCCGCACGGGCTCGCTCTGCCGAACATGGGGGATGTGGACCACCAGTCCCTCGCGGGGGCCCTGAGCACGTCCACCCATGGAACGGGGCTCGCGTACACGGGCTACGGGGCGTCCGTGCGGGCGCTGACGATCGTCCTCGCGAGCGGCGAGGTCGTCGAGTGCTCTCCCACGAGCCGGCCCGAGCTGTTCGAGGCGGCGCGCGTGGGGCTGGGTGCCCTCGGCGTCGTCGTCGAGGTCACCATCCAGTGCGTCCCGCGATTCGCCCTGCGCGCCGAGGAGAAGCCAGAGCCGCTCGACGACGTCATCGAGTCGTTCACCGAGCGCTGCGAGCGAGAGGACCACCTCGAGTTCTACTGGTTCCCCGGCACCCGCACCGCCCTGACTAAGACCAACACGCGCTTGCCGTGGGGCGTCGAGCGCTCGCCCGTCTCCTGGGCGTCGCGCCTCATCGACGACGAGCTCGTCAAAAACGGCGTCTACGGCCTGACCTGCCGGGCGGGGGCGCGGTTCAACGGGCTCGTGCCCCTCGTCAACAGGGCCGCCAACAGGCTCGTGTCCGCCCGCACCTACACGGACGCCTCCCAGAAGGTCTTCGTCTCGAGCCGACGCGTGCGCTTCCGGGAGACCGAGTACGCCCTGCCCTTCGAGACGGCGGCGGAGGCCCTGCGCGAGATCGTGCGCGTCGTCGACAGCTTCGGGGAGGCCATCTCCTTCCCCCTCGAGGTCCGCGCCACCGCCGCCGACGACGTCTGGATGTCCACCTCCACGGGCCGCCGGAGCGTCTATATCGCCGCGCACCGCTACGTTCGTGAGCCCCACGAGGCCTACTTCGCCGCGCTGGAGCGCGTCTTCTGGGACTTCGGCGGGCGGCCTCACTGGGGCAAGATCCATTCGCTCGACGCCGAGCGCCTGCGGCCCCTCTACCCCCGGTTCGACAACTTCCTGGAGCAGCGCGCGCTCGCGGACCCGGACGGGCTCTTCCTCAACCCGTACCTGGAGCGGGTTCTCGGCGTGTGA
- a CDS encoding alanine racemase, with protein sequence MGVRPDFEAYTAALADAGLAEAPIGVLDLDAFDANAEALTARIAPGAEDKTIRVASKSLRVRQAIQRAVGQPGFAGVLAFTAAEALWLVEHGTSDVVIGYPTADADAVSRIAQDERARAEITFMVDCAEHLDFLSGLASTGPLRLCLELDAGFRLESLPGLGFLPSRLRFGALRSPCFTPEDIEALAVRAAANPRVRVVGLMAYEGQVAGVYDTGRSPRAAAIRLMQRASRAEIASRRAAAVERVRRHADLEFVNGGGTGSIESTSAEDAVTEVAAGSGLFAPGLFLKYRGFQPKPAFHYAVSVVRRPGRGVVTVLGGGWTASGTPREDRAPEPVWPEGLQYAPEEWAGEVQTPLIGPAADSLHLGDLVYFRHAKAGEAAEHLNTVAVISGGRVVDQWPTYRGERKAFL encoded by the coding sequence ATGGGGGTTCGGCCCGATTTCGAGGCGTATACAGCGGCGCTCGCGGACGCGGGGCTTGCCGAAGCCCCCATCGGGGTCCTGGACCTTGACGCCTTCGACGCCAATGCTGAAGCCCTCACGGCTCGGATCGCGCCGGGAGCCGAAGACAAGACCATCCGCGTGGCCAGCAAGTCCCTAAGGGTGCGCCAGGCGATCCAGCGTGCTGTGGGCCAGCCCGGGTTTGCGGGGGTCCTGGCGTTCACCGCGGCCGAAGCCCTATGGCTCGTGGAACACGGGACCTCCGATGTCGTCATCGGGTACCCCACCGCTGACGCGGACGCGGTGAGCCGGATCGCGCAAGACGAGCGAGCCCGGGCCGAAATCACGTTCATGGTGGACTGCGCGGAGCACCTCGATTTCCTGAGCGGGCTGGCCAGCACCGGGCCCCTGAGGCTGTGCCTGGAGCTGGATGCGGGCTTCCGCCTGGAGAGCCTCCCGGGCCTCGGCTTCCTCCCGTCCCGGCTGCGGTTCGGGGCCCTGCGCTCCCCGTGCTTCACGCCGGAGGACATCGAGGCCCTCGCCGTGCGGGCTGCCGCGAATCCGCGCGTGCGGGTTGTCGGGCTCATGGCCTACGAGGGCCAAGTGGCCGGCGTCTACGACACGGGCAGGTCACCGCGGGCGGCCGCCATCCGGCTCATGCAGCGCGCCTCGCGGGCCGAGATCGCCTCCCGCCGCGCAGCCGCCGTCGAGCGCGTCCGCCGCCACGCGGACCTCGAGTTCGTCAACGGGGGCGGGACGGGGTCCATCGAGTCCACCTCCGCCGAGGACGCCGTGACGGAGGTCGCCGCCGGGTCCGGGCTCTTTGCCCCCGGCCTCTTCCTCAAATACCGGGGGTTCCAGCCGAAGCCCGCATTCCACTACGCGGTCAGCGTCGTGCGCCGCCCGGGCCGGGGCGTCGTCACCGTTCTGGGCGGCGGATGGACCGCGTCCGGCACGCCCCGGGAGGATCGGGCGCCGGAGCCGGTCTGGCCGGAGGGCCTTCAGTACGCGCCGGAGGAGTGGGCCGGCGAGGTGCAGACGCCGCTCATCGGACCCGCCGCGGACAGCCTGCACCTGGGAGACCTCGTCTACTTCCGTCACGCCAAGGCCGGCGAGGCGGCCGAACACCTCAACACGGTGGCCGTCATCTCCGGCGGGCGCGTGGTGGACCAATGGCCAACGTACCGCGGCGAGCGAAAGGCATTCCTCTGA
- a CDS encoding succinic semialdehyde dehydrogenase gives MSAPTREDAAPTTTPAERPLVYTVPGVTPGLVASLAAEAEASGADGVVSSRESFTDLPLAEYPRATRETVEGAARRARDAQARWAQTPVRERAALLGRLHKALRRDRDVILALTQAETGKSRIHAFDEFMHVLLVAEWCERNASAILRPERRRAAVPGLTSAELRRHPHGLVGHISPWNYPLSLAVSDALAPLVAGNAVLHKPDTQTALVALYVRRLAVECGLDPDLWVIVVGDGPVVGPCVVEASDAVSFTGSTPTGIDVARRAASRLLPVSLELGGKNGMIVAPGADYEAAAEAAVRGCFSSAGQLCVSIERIVLVGEAYEPFRDAFVRRTRAARLGAGYGDDYEIGTMTGPAQVERTESHVRDALERGARALTGGRRRPDLGPFAFEPTILEDVPDDARCRREETFGPVVALSRVSTVDEAVDAVNDTPYGLNASVWAATRREGRQIAGRLRSGSVNVNEAFAAAFSAVDSPMQGYGLSGVGGRHGREALEHMTWTQTIATQNGPGFGVPAGVPTAAFIGAMTVGLGALRAVRALRRR, from the coding sequence ATGAGTGCACCGACCCGCGAGGACGCCGCCCCCACGACCACCCCAGCCGAGAGACCGCTCGTCTACACCGTCCCGGGCGTGACCCCGGGCCTCGTGGCATCTCTCGCTGCGGAGGCCGAGGCCAGCGGCGCGGACGGCGTCGTCTCCTCCCGGGAGTCCTTCACGGACCTTCCGCTCGCCGAGTACCCCCGCGCCACCCGGGAGACCGTCGAGGGCGCGGCGCGGCGCGCGAGGGACGCCCAGGCCCGGTGGGCGCAGACGCCTGTGCGGGAGCGGGCCGCACTGCTGGGCCGCCTTCACAAGGCCCTGCGGCGGGATCGGGACGTGATCCTCGCGCTCACCCAGGCGGAGACGGGCAAGTCCCGCATCCACGCGTTCGACGAGTTCATGCACGTCCTCCTCGTGGCCGAGTGGTGCGAGCGCAACGCCTCGGCGATCCTCCGCCCCGAGCGGCGCCGCGCCGCCGTGCCCGGGCTCACCTCGGCTGAGCTGCGCCGGCACCCGCACGGGCTCGTGGGGCACATCTCGCCGTGGAACTACCCGCTGTCCCTCGCGGTCTCGGACGCGCTCGCGCCGCTCGTTGCGGGCAACGCTGTCCTCCACAAGCCGGACACGCAGACGGCCCTCGTGGCCCTCTACGTGCGGCGCCTGGCCGTCGAGTGCGGCCTGGACCCGGACCTGTGGGTCATCGTCGTCGGGGACGGGCCGGTCGTGGGGCCGTGCGTCGTCGAGGCCTCGGACGCCGTGTCCTTCACGGGCTCGACGCCCACGGGCATCGACGTGGCCCGCCGCGCCGCCTCGCGCCTGCTCCCCGTCAGCCTCGAGCTCGGCGGCAAGAACGGGATGATCGTGGCGCCGGGCGCCGACTACGAGGCCGCCGCCGAGGCCGCCGTGCGCGGCTGCTTCTCCTCCGCGGGGCAGCTCTGCGTGTCCATCGAGCGGATCGTGCTCGTGGGCGAGGCGTACGAGCCCTTCCGCGACGCCTTCGTCCGGCGCACCCGGGCCGCCCGCCTCGGCGCGGGGTACGGCGACGACTACGAGATCGGCACCATGACCGGCCCCGCGCAGGTGGAGCGCACCGAGTCCCATGTGCGGGACGCCCTTGAGCGGGGCGCGCGCGCCCTGACGGGCGGCCGTCGGCGCCCGGACCTCGGTCCCTTCGCCTTTGAGCCCACCATCCTCGAGGATGTGCCCGACGACGCGCGTTGCCGCCGCGAGGAGACGTTCGGCCCCGTGGTGGCCCTCTCGCGGGTGTCCACCGTGGACGAGGCCGTGGATGCGGTCAATGACACCCCCTACGGCCTCAACGCCTCCGTGTGGGCGGCCACGCGGCGCGAGGGGCGCCAGATCGCGGGCCGGCTCCGCTCGGGCTCGGTCAACGTCAACGAGGCCTTCGCAGCCGCCTTCAGCGCTGTGGACTCCCCTATGCAGGGCTACGGCCTGTCCGGCGTGGGCGGTCGCCACGGGCGGGAGGCCCTGGAGCACATGACCTGGACGCAGACGATCGCCACTCAGAACGGGCCCGGATTCGGGGTCCCGGCTGGCGTCCCGACGGCCGCGTTCATCGGCGCCATGACCGTGGGGCTCGGGGCGCTGCGCGCAGTCCGCGCCCTCCGCCGGCGGTAG
- a CDS encoding radical SAM protein — protein MALETELVEAIEAGAVNPQRWDLEALRAAGLGPCSETQIEEERVSVLRRQSARSRDVTKFSLAIMPTSQCNLACGYGGQAHRAGNMSPAIEDRALARVRGAIQRLRESHRSLSIGWFGGEPLLGFASIRRLSEGIRNLTSEAGVAWTSHMATNAVYLSADKARILAEESHLRAIEVTLDGPPTVHHASRPAKSGPQETFSRIVQNLRDIGDSSACDAIEISIRINVHQGNMASTPALISILEDNGFATPRFLINVVPVHDWGSSHAEGKVAAEAFQQWELELCNDLDLRGFTVSLFPTSPIETPCLATSLGSELIATNGRVFTCTEEVLSPGLDPSSSVGHVTLLDPALPRPAGTYDSWSEDLLTSPTAPCPSCAVLPLCGGACPKQWREGKTPCPTWKGTMPQRLDILARRLGLEPRDHKEAA, from the coding sequence ATGGCCCTCGAGACCGAGCTCGTGGAGGCCATCGAAGCGGGCGCCGTCAACCCCCAGCGATGGGATCTCGAGGCCTTGCGAGCGGCTGGACTGGGGCCGTGCTCTGAGACCCAGATCGAGGAGGAGCGCGTGTCCGTGCTCCGCAGGCAGTCTGCGCGCAGCAGGGATGTCACCAAGTTCAGCCTGGCCATCATGCCCACATCGCAGTGCAATCTCGCCTGCGGCTACGGCGGTCAGGCGCACCGGGCCGGTAATATGAGCCCCGCCATCGAAGATCGAGCGCTCGCGCGAGTCCGCGGGGCCATTCAGCGACTCAGGGAATCCCACAGATCGTTGTCCATTGGATGGTTCGGAGGAGAGCCTCTCTTGGGGTTCGCATCCATCCGCCGGCTCTCGGAGGGAATCCGGAATCTGACCTCAGAAGCGGGCGTGGCCTGGACGTCGCACATGGCGACGAACGCCGTCTACTTGTCCGCTGACAAGGCTCGGATTCTCGCCGAGGAGTCACATCTCAGAGCCATTGAGGTCACGCTCGACGGCCCGCCGACAGTCCATCACGCGAGTCGGCCGGCCAAGAGCGGCCCTCAGGAGACGTTTTCCCGAATTGTCCAGAATCTTCGAGACATCGGCGATTCGTCCGCGTGTGATGCCATTGAGATCTCCATCAGGATCAACGTCCATCAGGGGAACATGGCGAGCACGCCCGCGCTGATCTCGATTCTGGAGGACAACGGATTCGCGACACCTCGATTCCTCATCAACGTCGTCCCCGTCCACGACTGGGGCTCCTCCCATGCAGAAGGCAAGGTCGCTGCGGAAGCGTTTCAACAGTGGGAGCTGGAGCTCTGCAATGACCTCGATCTGCGAGGGTTCACCGTCAGCCTGTTTCCCACGTCCCCCATCGAGACTCCCTGCCTCGCAACGTCCCTGGGGTCCGAGCTCATCGCCACGAACGGCCGGGTCTTCACGTGCACGGAAGAGGTCTTGTCTCCCGGGCTCGATCCCTCCTCGTCGGTCGGACACGTGACACTCTTGGACCCCGCGCTTCCCCGTCCGGCAGGGACGTACGACTCATGGTCCGAGGACTTGTTGACGTCGCCCACAGCCCCGTGCCCATCATGCGCAGTCCTGCCCCTCTGCGGCGGCGCGTGCCCCAAGCAGTGGCGTGAAGGAAAAACTCCGTGTCCCACATGGAAAGGCACCATGCCACAGCGCCTCGACATTCTGGCACGCAGACTCGGGCTCGAACCTCGCGATCACAAGGAGGCGGCATGA
- a CDS encoding MFS transporter, whose product MSAPATPVPLDARWLILTGFIESFAKYFFQMAIYMWLTLIYLPATGLVPAGTSTLVLAASGLVAFVAAGRLGHLVDSVKPYGLGLWAQIHNIPLVLVAWIVIMASGSMPPWAVVAIILGVNILLEVRELTIDSAQAVAVSHRVPEPHQATYLAWQFRANLVGMMIAPGLTAFTVTHSPGLSLLVAGLLNSVAALVFLRIRALGEHENFGGRVSFSWRRWATTMLAGPGREAAAGGEAGRSTSSRKGLRSVRYVKHVAILVTLIVTEALGNRANEAFEVYFVTDTLGIPAAAYGVLMAGAVAGLTLGSVLIEWTRRRIHARWWPSFCYSVFGASFLAKGLATGWATYMIFGFLQGLSAGLVAGIVGSAVMKFTPRALIGSVSVALGVLFQAASTAGLLLWAAWAFIGASFGPTFMATAGYRTAYIVGGACILVAALMSYRFFKHVRWQIER is encoded by the coding sequence ATGAGCGCCCCAGCCACCCCCGTCCCCCTCGATGCCCGGTGGCTCATTCTGACAGGGTTCATCGAGAGCTTCGCCAAGTACTTCTTCCAGATGGCCATCTACATGTGGCTGACCTTGATCTATTTGCCCGCAACCGGTCTCGTGCCTGCGGGGACATCGACCTTGGTTCTGGCAGCGTCCGGCCTCGTCGCCTTCGTCGCGGCCGGCCGTTTGGGGCATCTCGTTGACTCGGTGAAGCCCTACGGCCTGGGGCTGTGGGCCCAGATCCACAACATCCCCCTTGTTCTCGTGGCATGGATCGTCATCATGGCCAGCGGGTCCATGCCGCCATGGGCCGTCGTCGCCATCATTCTCGGGGTGAACATTCTCCTTGAGGTGAGGGAATTGACCATTGACAGCGCGCAGGCCGTGGCCGTCTCGCACCGCGTCCCGGAACCCCACCAAGCCACGTATCTGGCCTGGCAGTTCCGAGCGAACCTTGTGGGCATGATGATCGCGCCGGGCCTGACGGCTTTCACCGTGACGCATTCCCCGGGATTGAGCCTGCTCGTAGCGGGACTGCTCAATTCGGTGGCGGCGCTGGTATTCCTGCGCATTCGCGCCCTGGGAGAGCACGAGAACTTTGGGGGGCGCGTCTCCTTCAGCTGGCGGCGCTGGGCCACGACCATGCTGGCCGGCCCGGGCCGTGAGGCCGCCGCTGGCGGAGAGGCGGGCCGGTCGACGAGCTCCCGGAAAGGCCTGCGCAGCGTCCGGTACGTCAAGCACGTCGCTATCCTCGTGACGCTCATCGTCACTGAGGCACTGGGAAACAGAGCCAACGAGGCGTTCGAGGTGTATTTCGTGACGGACACCCTCGGGATTCCTGCCGCGGCCTACGGCGTTCTCATGGCCGGCGCCGTTGCGGGCCTGACACTGGGTTCGGTCCTCATCGAGTGGACGCGGCGGCGCATTCATGCCCGATGGTGGCCGTCCTTCTGCTACAGCGTCTTCGGCGCGTCATTCCTCGCGAAGGGCTTGGCCACGGGCTGGGCCACGTACATGATCTTCGGATTCCTCCAGGGTCTCTCAGCCGGCCTCGTCGCAGGCATCGTGGGGTCAGCGGTCATGAAGTTCACCCCGCGGGCCCTCATCGGCTCAGTCAGCGTCGCACTCGGCGTCCTGTTCCAGGCGGCGAGCACCGCCGGACTGCTGCTCTGGGCGGCCTGGGCCTTCATCGGAGCGTCCTTCGGCCCAACGTTCATGGCCACGGCGGGATACCGAACGGCGTACATCGTCGGCGGCGCGTGCATCCTCGTCGCCGCGCTCATGAGCTACCGCTTCTTCAAGCACGTGCGGTGGCAGATCGAGCGCTGA
- a CDS encoding App1 family protein, producing MTSVNTPDSPHADRPDTQEGGAEAPDSNIVMRLEDRFQSWRARRGLDSGSVPMAKGFIGYGTSTWVRVLGRVVVGSRRTDQVAAFEAASKVVRDGIRGWRNFVNPPLPFAKVTVTIADQEFEATADRGGVIDVTLPHSLPFGWNTVTITPQGGRPGKAEVRIVDEARRLGIVSDIDDTVMVTALPRPMLAAWNTFIVDEHARTPTPGMPVLYERMTSAKDVGILVYLSTGPWNVASTLKRFLARNLYPKAPLLLTDWGPTQTRYFRSGKDHKISQLRRLVAEFPGYRWILVGDDGQHDEEIYAWFEKTYPDRVEAVIIRQLSASEAVLAGGRSQRPRIPGSRRRAPWIYGPDGSGIARQLAELGYIDDGNSSTEVSAGNSDPAVGDETQRINS from the coding sequence ATGACCTCCGTCAACACCCCGGATTCCCCACACGCCGACCGCCCGGACACCCAGGAGGGCGGCGCAGAGGCTCCTGACTCGAATATTGTCATGCGGCTCGAGGACCGCTTCCAGTCGTGGCGGGCCCGCCGGGGCCTGGACTCGGGGTCCGTGCCGATGGCCAAGGGCTTCATCGGGTACGGCACGAGCACGTGGGTCCGCGTCCTGGGGCGGGTCGTCGTCGGGTCCCGCCGCACGGACCAGGTCGCGGCGTTCGAGGCGGCGTCCAAGGTGGTCCGTGACGGCATCCGCGGGTGGCGGAACTTCGTCAACCCCCCGCTGCCGTTTGCGAAGGTCACCGTGACGATCGCCGACCAGGAGTTCGAGGCCACCGCAGACCGCGGCGGCGTCATCGACGTGACGCTCCCGCACTCCCTCCCGTTCGGGTGGAACACCGTGACGATCACGCCGCAGGGCGGGCGCCCCGGCAAGGCCGAGGTGCGGATCGTGGACGAGGCGCGCCGGCTCGGCATTGTGTCCGACATCGATGACACGGTCATGGTCACCGCGCTTCCGCGCCCTATGCTCGCGGCGTGGAACACGTTCATCGTCGACGAGCACGCCCGCACGCCTACCCCCGGCATGCCGGTGCTGTACGAGCGGATGACCTCCGCCAAGGACGTCGGCATCCTCGTGTACCTGTCGACGGGGCCGTGGAATGTGGCGAGCACGCTCAAGCGCTTCCTGGCCCGCAACCTCTATCCGAAGGCGCCGCTGCTGCTGACGGACTGGGGCCCTACGCAGACGCGCTACTTCCGCTCCGGCAAGGACCACAAGATCTCCCAGCTGCGCCGTCTCGTGGCGGAGTTCCCGGGGTACCGGTGGATCCTGGTCGGCGATGACGGACAGCATGACGAAGAGATCTATGCCTGGTTCGAGAAGACCTACCCGGACCGGGTCGAGGCCGTCATCATCCGCCAGCTCTCCGCGAGCGAGGCCGTCTTGGCCGGCGGCCGCTCTCAGCGCCCCCGTATCCCCGGGTCTCGCCGCCGCGCCCCCTGGATCTACGGGCCGGACGGGAGCGGGATCGCCCGTCAGCTCGCCGAGCTTGGGTATATCGACGACGGAAACTCGTCCACCGAGGTCTCCGCCGGCAACTCGGACCCCGCTGTCGGGGACGAGACCCAGCGCATCAACTCCTAG